DNA from Thermococcus argininiproducens:
CTTGTGCATTCAGCTTGGGGGTTGGCATGGATAATATTTTTCATGAGAAATTACTTTTCAATGCTTCCAACAGATGTTGAAGAAGCTGCAAAGATAGATGGGGCCTCTGATTTTAAGATATTTTATAAAATAGTTCTTCCAATGGCACTACCAGGACTAATTTCGGCAGCAATACTCCAATTCACATGGGTTTGGAGCGACTTCTTCCTTGCTTTAGTCTTCTTACAGAATCCGGAAAAATACGTAGCTACACAAAGACTTCCATTACTTAGAGGACAGTATTTTGTTGATTGGGGGGTATTAACAGCTGCATCAATCATGGTCTTACTCGTCCCATTGCTTGTGTATGCACTTTTCCAAAAGTATTACATAAGTGGTATGATAGGATGGTCAACAGAAAAGTGAAAGGAGGGATGAAAAATGTTTGAAGTGACAAAATTTGGAGGAGAAGGAAAGAGGCTTGAAGACTATGTAGAAATAATAGGTGAAAAAGCTTTATATGAGCTTAAAGAGAAGGCAGAAAATCTCAAAGGCAAAAGCTTTGTTCATGTTAACTCCACTTCCTTTGGTGGAGGTGTTGCGGAAATTTTGCATAATCTGGTTCCGTTAATGAGGAACATTGGACTTGATACAAAATGGTTTGTTATTGAGGGAACGAATGAGTTTTTTAATGTCACAAAGAGCTTTCATAATGCTCTTCAAGGAAACAAAGACCTCAGGCTAACTGAGGATATGAAATCTTTATACATAGAAATCAACAAAAGGAATGCTCAAGAGTTTGATCCTAGTGCTTTTGATTATCTCCTAATACACGACCCTCAACCAGCACCATTAATAGAGTTCTATGAGAAAAAACAACCCTGGATATGGAGATGTCACATTGACTTAAGCGATCCCAATATGCAATTCTGGAAGTTTTTAAGAGGGTTTGTGGAAAAATACGATCGTTATATATTTCATATGGAAGAATATGTTCGAGAGGATTTGGAAAAGGAAAAAGTAGTCATAATGCCTCCCTCAATTGATCCCCTTAGTGAAAAGAATAAAGAGTTAAGCGAAAATGAGATTCTAAAAACTCTCGAAAAATTTGATGTGGACCCAGATAGACCAATATTGACTCAAGTGGCTCGTTTTGATCCCTGGAAAGGCGTTTTTGATGTCATTGATGTCTATAGAAAAGTTAAAGAGAAAATACCTGATGTACAGCTTTTACTGGTTGGAGTAATGGCTCATGATGACCCAGAAGGGTGGATATACTTTGAAAAAACTCTAAGAAAAATAGGGGAGGACTACGATGTCAAGGTGCTTACGAATCTCACTGGAGTTCATGCAAGGGAAGTAAATGTTTTTCAACGAGCAAGTGACATAATCTTGCAGATGTCCATAAGGGAGGGATTTGGTCTAACAATTACAGAAGCGATGTGGAAGGAGAAGCCAGTGATTGGAAGAGCAGTTGGAGGGATAAGACTTCAAATAGTCGATGGTGAAACAGGATTCCTTGTAAAGGATATTAATGAGGCTGTTGAAAAATCGATTTATCTTCTTAGACATCCAGAAGTAGCTAAGACTATGGGAGAAAAGGCAAAGAAGAGGGTTAAAGAAAACTTCATTATAACAAAACATCTTGAGAGATACCTTGATATCCTAAACTCTTTTTAACTTGACTCTTAATATTTTTAGGTGACGAAAATGGAGATACATCCTGAAATCTTACATGCGTTGAGTGAAATTGGATTTACAAAATATGAAATCTTGACTTACTGGACACTCCTTGTTCATGGCCCAAGTACTGCGAAGGAGATTTCTTCCAAAAGCGGTATTCCTTACAATAGGGTTTATGACACTATTTCATCTCTTAAAATTAGAGGCTTCGTAACTGAGATCGAAGGAACTCCTAAAGTTTATGCGGCATATTCTCCAAGAATAGCCTTTTTTAGGTTCAAGAAAGAACTTGAGAGTATAATGGAGAAACTAGAAAGTGAGCTTAAAAAGTTCAAACGTGAGGAACAGAGACCAGCAATATGGAGGAGTCAGAGCTTTGAAGAAGCTCTTGAGATGTTCAGAGAAACTCTCAAATCAGCAAAAAATGAAGTTATAGTAGTGACTCCTAGTGAGTTTTTTGAAGATATACAAGAAGAACTATTAAAAACCCTTGAAAAAGGAGTAACAGTATCTCTTTATATTGATAGAATACCTAACCTCTTGGAATTTGAAGGAGCAGGAAACCTCTTTGTTCGACAGTTTTATAAATTAAACCATTTGATTGGTATGTCTGATGGCAAAGAAGTGGTTAATATTCAAAATGTGAGTTTTAGACCAAGTTTTCCACCAAGCTTTAAAGCTACCTATCCGGAGGTAATATTCTCCCAGTATAGCCTCATAATTGAGATTTTCAAGGAGTCTTCATTAGAGAGGGAGTACATAGCTAATCCACAGGATATCAGATTCTTTGCAATGTTCCATGCTTCAGACTTTGTTAAGAGACATATAGACTCTACTCCTATAATGGCAGAGATTATCGGCAGAAACGTAAAAACTGGTGAAATAGAGAACATCTATGGGAATGTCGTAGGATATACACTATCTTTTAGAAAAGCTGTTAGCAATATTCATTTGGAGACGGAAAAGGGTATAGTAAAAGTAGGAGGTATCTTTGCTGTCATTGAAGATTATGAAAGCACGGACATAAAATTTATGATAGGGTGAGTTGAATGGCAGAGGTAA
Protein-coding regions in this window:
- the treT gene encoding trehalose synthase; this translates as MFEVTKFGGEGKRLEDYVEIIGEKALYELKEKAENLKGKSFVHVNSTSFGGGVAEILHNLVPLMRNIGLDTKWFVIEGTNEFFNVTKSFHNALQGNKDLRLTEDMKSLYIEINKRNAQEFDPSAFDYLLIHDPQPAPLIEFYEKKQPWIWRCHIDLSDPNMQFWKFLRGFVEKYDRYIFHMEEYVREDLEKEKVVIMPPSIDPLSEKNKELSENEILKTLEKFDVDPDRPILTQVARFDPWKGVFDVIDVYRKVKEKIPDVQLLLVGVMAHDDPEGWIYFEKTLRKIGEDYDVKVLTNLTGVHAREVNVFQRASDIILQMSIREGFGLTITEAMWKEKPVIGRAVGGIRLQIVDGETGFLVKDINEAVEKSIYLLRHPEVAKTMGEKAKKRVKENFIITKHLERYLDILNSF
- the trmB gene encoding HTH-type sugar-sensing transcriptional regulator TrmB — translated: MEIHPEILHALSEIGFTKYEILTYWTLLVHGPSTAKEISSKSGIPYNRVYDTISSLKIRGFVTEIEGTPKVYAAYSPRIAFFRFKKELESIMEKLESELKKFKREEQRPAIWRSQSFEEALEMFRETLKSAKNEVIVVTPSEFFEDIQEELLKTLEKGVTVSLYIDRIPNLLEFEGAGNLFVRQFYKLNHLIGMSDGKEVVNIQNVSFRPSFPPSFKATYPEVIFSQYSLIIEIFKESSLEREYIANPQDIRFFAMFHASDFVKRHIDSTPIMAEIIGRNVKTGEIENIYGNVVGYTLSFRKAVSNIHLETEKGIVKVGGIFAVIEDYESTDIKFMIG